The genomic region TGCCGGACGCCATCCTGCGGGTCCGGTCGTGTTCGGGCTGGCGCGCGGCATGCGTCAAAGCAGCCGCGACGCGGACAATCGCCTCGGACCTCAGGCGGCTCGAACTTCACGGCGTCCACACTGATATGCTGATCTCACTCGCGTACAACGGGGCAAGGCATGACTGCGGCCACCACGGAGCTGGCGCCGGGACTCACGCCGGAAGAGATGCTGGCGCGCGTGCGGCGGCTGCAGATCAAGGCGCGACGCCTGGTGCGCATGCTGTTCTTCGGCGAGTATCACTCGGTCTTCCGCGGCAAAGGCATCGAGTTCAGCGAGGTGCGCGAATACCTCCCGGGCGACGAAGTCCGCACGATCGACTGGAATGTCACGGCCCGAATGGGCTCGCCCTATGTGAAGAAGTTCGTCGAGGAGCGCGAGCTCACCGTCTATCTGCTCGTCGACCTCAGCGCCTCGGCCGCCTTCAGCACGACTAACATCACCAAGCGCGACCTTGCGGCCGAGGTGTCAACGCTACTGGCCTTCGCCGCCGAGGCCAACAATGACAAGGTCGGCCTCATTGCCTTCACGGACCGCGTGGAGCTGTACCTGCGCCCGCGCAAAGGACAGCACCACGTCCTGCGCATGGCGCGAGACCTGATCTACCACCGGACCAGGGGCACCGGCACCAGCATCGAGGCGGCGACAGATTTCCTGATG from Dehalococcoidia bacterium harbors:
- a CDS encoding DUF58 domain-containing protein; translation: MTAATTELAPGLTPEEMLARVRRLQIKARRLVRMLFFGEYHSVFRGKGIEFSEVREYLPGDEVRTIDWNVTARMGSPYVKKFVEERELTVYLLVDLSASAAFSTTNITKRDLAAEVSTLLAFAAEANNDKVGLIAFTDRVELYLRPRKGQHHVLRMARDLIYHRTRGTGTSIEAATDFLM